One Hordeum vulgare subsp. vulgare chromosome 4H, MorexV3_pseudomolecules_assembly, whole genome shotgun sequence DNA window includes the following coding sequences:
- the LOC123448070 gene encoding vacuolar-sorting receptor 1-like — MASPPPPLLLTLVWAAALLWCGGCDARFVVEKNSLRVTAPVALKGAYECAIGNFGVPQYGGTMVGVVAYPKANRKACKGFDDFDVSFKARPGALPTFLLVDRGDCYFTKKAWNAQNAGAAAILVADDRDEPLITMDTPEESGRVEYLENITIPSALISKSFGDRLKKAIDNGDMVNVNLDWRESLPHPDERVEYEFWTNSNDECGPKCDSQIDFVKSFKGAAQILEKQGYTQFTPHYITWYCPEAYTSSKQCKSQCINHGRYCAPDPEQDFSKGYDGKDVVIQNLRQVCVYKVAKESKKPWLWWDYVTDFAVRCPMKEKKYTKECADGVIKSLGLDHKAIDKCIGDPDADEENPILKAEQDAQIGKGSRGDVTILPTLVINNRQYRGKLDKGAILKALCAGFRETTEPTVCLSEDIQTNECLENNGGCWQDKAANITACKDTFLGKVCECPIVKGVKFIGDGYTHCEASGAGRCEINNGGCWKETMNGRTYSACTADGCKCPDGFKGDGIHKCEDIDECKERTACQCKECNCKNTWGSYECGCSGGLLYMKEHDTCISESAAAQVGWNFLWVIFFGLAATGIAGYAVYKYRIRRYMDSEIRAIMAQYMPLENQGDIHSHPHQIEM; from the exons ATGgcgtccccgccgccgccgctgctgctaacGCTGGTGTGGGCGGCGGCGCTCCTGTGGTGCGGCGGATGCGACGCGCGGTTCGTTGTGGAGAAGAACAGTCTCAGGGTGACGGCGCCGGTGGCACTGAAGGGTGCCTACGAGTGTGCCATCGGCAACTTCGGCGTGCCGCAGTACGGCGGCACCATGGTCGGCGTCGTGGCCTACCCCAAGGCCAACCGGAAGGCCTGCAAGGGGTTCGATGACTTCGATGTTTCCTTCAAGGCCAGGCCCGGGGCGCTGCCCACCTTCCTGCTCGTCGACAGGGGAG ATTGCTACTTCACAAAGAAGGCATGGAACGCGCAAAATGCAGGAGCAGCGGCGATCCTTGTTGCCGATGACAGGGATGAACCTTTAATCACGATGGACACGCCTGAAGAGAGTGGAAGGGTGGAATATTTAGAGAACATCACCATCCCCTCGGCGCTAATATCCAAAAGCTTCGGGGATAGGCTCAAGAAAGCTATCGATAATGGAGACATGGTTAATGTGAACTTGGATTGGAGGGAATCTCTGCCCCATCCTGATGAGCGTGTTGAGTATGAATTCTGGACTAACAGTAACGATGAATGTGGTCCAAAATGCGATAGCCAGATTGATTTCGTCAAGAGCTTCAAAGGAGCAGCCCAGATACTTGAGAAGCAGGGATACACACAGTTCACTCCGCATTACATTACATGGTATTGCCCGGAGGCCTACACTTCAAGTAAGCAGTGCAAATCCCAGTGTATCAACCATGGGAGGTATTGTGCACCTGATCCGGAACAGGATTTCAGCAAAGGGTACGATGGGAAAGATGTAGTTATACAAAATTTACGCCAAGTCTGTGTTTATAAAGTTGCTAAGGAGAGCAAGAAACCTTGGCTGTGGTGGGATTATGTGACTGATTTTGCAGTTCGGTGCCCAATGAAAGAAAAGAAGTACACCAAGGAATGTGCTGATGGAGTTATCAAATCACTTG GCCTTGATCACAAAGCAATAGATAAATGTATTGGTGATCCAGATGCTGATGAAGAAAATCCTATTTTGAAAGCTGAACAGGATGCACAG ATTGGCAAGGGCTCTCGTGGTGATGTCACCATCTTACCAACTCTTGTAATTAACAATAGACAATACAGAG GGAAACTTGACAAAGGAGCAATTCTTAAAGCACTTTGTGCTGGATTTCGAGAAACTACCGAGCCAACTGTTTGCTTGAGTGAAG ATATACAAACAAATgagtgcttggagaacaatggtgGATGTTGGCAAGACAAGGCTGCTAACATCACTGCTTGCAAG GACACGTTCCTTGGAAAAGTGTGTGAATGTCCAATTGTGAAAGGTGTAAAATTCATTGGTGATGGTTACACGCATTGTGAAG CTTCCGGAGCTGGGCGGTGTGAGATTAATAATGGAGGCTGTTGGAAAGAAACCATGAATGGCCGGACATACTCTGCTTGTACT GCTGATGGCTGTAAGTGCCCGGATGGGTTCAAAGGCGATGGAATCCACAAATGTGAAG ATATTGATGAATGCAAGGAGAGGACTGCATGCCAGTGCAAGGAATGTAACTGCAAGAACACATGGGGAAGTTATGAGTGCGGCTGCAGTGGAGGCTTGCTGTACATGAAGGAGCATGACACATGCATAA GCGAGAGTGCTGCAGCACAGGTAGGCTGGAACTTCCTCTGGGTCATCTTCTTCGGCCTGGCAGCAACAGGAATCGCAGGATACGCAGTGTACAAGTATCGGATCCGG AGGTACATGGATTCAGAGATCCGCGCCATCATGGCGCAGTACATGCCCCTGGAGAACCAGGGAGACATTCACAGTCATCCTCACCAGATTGAGATGTGA